In Colius striatus isolate bColStr4 chromosome 17, bColStr4.1.hap1, whole genome shotgun sequence, the following proteins share a genomic window:
- the SLC8B1 gene encoding mitochondrial sodium/calcium exchanger protein isoform X2 — protein sequence MGQGAVGPAGPLSVAGLLSLAGVLAGDSGVQPAGTPMPLDLSGTVHPGGDARSHGRDVDCWEVRKHNSSEWCRLVRSNPDCRLESGFLDYLGGVFCVFPPRLLPLAVTLYALWLLYLFIFLGVTAEKFFCPNLSAISTNLKLSHNVAGVTFLAFGNGAPDVFSAVVAFSDPRTAGLAIGAVFGAGVFVTTVVAGGIALVKPFTAASRPFLRDAIFYMVAVFLTFMVLYFGRITLGEALGYLGLYIFYVFTVVLCTWIHRRQRGEGLAPPGPWEPELPTDAEEQEASGTNSEDYGEEYQPLLPSQEPSLHILARALSPLDGRKWRRKPWYWRLFKVFKVPVEMVLLLTVPVVDPDKEDLNWKRPLNCLHLLTSPLLCILTLKSGTYGLYQIQGVFPVWGLVTLVGSVLAIIIFITTSNEEPPKYHCVFAFLGFLASAMWINAAATELVNILQTLGIIFQLSNTVLGLTLLAWGNSIGDTFSDLTMARQGYPRMAFSACFGGIIFNILVGVGLGCLLQMTSSQPVVKLEPDSLLVWILAGALGLSLVFSFVTVPAQCFQLGKAYGLCLILYYLAFLCVALLTEFRVIHLSTL from the exons ATGGGGCAGGGAGCCGTGGGGCCGGCCGGGCCGCTCAGCGTGGccgggctgctcagcctggccgGGGTGCTGGCGGGGGACAGCGGGGTGCAGCCCGCCGGGACCCCCATGCCGCTGGACTTGAGCGGGACGGTGCACCCCGGGGGAGATGCTCGGAGCCACGGCCGGGACGTGGAT TGCTGGGAGGTTCGCAAACACAACAGCTCTGAGTGGTGCCGCTTGGTGCGGAGCAACCCCGACTGCCGGCTGGAGAGTGGCTTCCTCGACTACCTCGGGGGGGTCTTCTGCGTCTTCCCCCCCCGGCTGCTGCCCCTGGCCGTCACCCTCTAT GCTCTCTGGCTCCTGTACCTGTTCATCTTCCTCGGCGTGACGGCAGAGAAGTT CTTCTGCCCCAACTTGTCGGCCATCTCCACCAACCTGAAGCTGTCTCACAATGTGGCA GGTGTCACCTTCCTGGCCTTTGGCAATGGGGCACCTGACGTCTTCAGCGCCGTGGTGGCCTTCTCTGACCCCCGGACGGCTGGGCTGGCCATCGGGGCTGTCTTTG GCGCCGGGGTGTTTGTGACCACGGTGGTGGCCGGGGGCATCGCCCTGGTCAAGCCCTTCACAGCTGCCTCCAGGCCCTTCCTCAGGGATGCCATCTTCTACATGGTGGCTGTCTTCCTCACCTTCATGGTTCTCTACTTCGGCAGGATCACGCTGGGGGAGGCTCTGg GGTACCTGGGGCTCTACATCTTCTATGTGTTCACCGTGGTGCTGTGCACGTGGATTCACCGGCGGCAGCGGGGGGAAGGGTTGGCCCCCCCTGGGCCCTGGGAGCCAG AGCTGCCGACGGATGCTGAAGAGCAGGAGGCCTCGGGCACAAACAGTGAGGACTATG GTGAGGAGTACCAGCCCCTGCTGCCCTCCCAGGAGCCCTCCCTGCACATCCTGGCCAGAGCCCTCAGCCCCTTGGACGGCCGCAAGTGGAGGAGGAAGCCCTGGTACTGGAGGCTCTTCAAGGTCTTCAAG GTGCCCGTGGAGAtggtgctgctgctcactgTTCCTGTTGTGGACCCTGACAAGGAGGACCTGAACTGGAAGAGACCCCTCAACTGcctgcacctcctcaccagcCCCCTGCTCTGCATCCTCACCCTCAAGTCAGGCACCT ATGGGCTGTACCAGATCCAGGGGGTTTTCCCAGTCTGGGGACTGGTCACACTGGTTGGctctgtcctggccatcatcatcttcatcacCACGAGCAATGAGGAGCCACCCAAGTACCACTGT GTATTTGCCTTCCTGGGGTTTTTGGCCAGTGCCATGTGGATCAACGCCGCAGCCACAGAGCTGGTGAACATCCTCCAGACCCTGGGCATCATCTTCCAGCTGAGCAACACCGTGCTGGGCTTGACACTGCTGGCCTGGGGCAACAGCATCGGGG acaccTTCTCTGACCTCACCATGGCTCGGCAGGGCTACCCCCGCATGGCCTTCTCTGCCTGCTTCGGGGGCATCATCTTCA ACATCCTGGTTGGTGTGGGACtgggctgcctgctgcagatGACCAGCAGCCAGCCTGTGGTGAAG CTGGAGCCCGACAGCCTGCTGGTGTGGATCCTGGCCggggccctggggctgagctTGGTCTTCTCCTTCGTGACTGTGCCAGCTCAGTGCTTCCAGCTGGGCAAAGCCTACGGCCTCTGCCTCATCCTCTACTACCTGGCCTTCCTCTGCGTGGCCCTGCTGACCGAGTTCAGGGTGATCCACCTCTCCACCCTCTGA
- the SDSL gene encoding serine dehydratase-like codes for MAAQLGAGCEKPFHIVSPVLESLPLSRAAGTKVYMKLENVQPTGSFKIRGIGHFCQEAAKKGCRHFVCSSGGNAGMAAAYAAKKLGLPITVVVPSTTSTTTVSKLEELGAKVEVSGQVWDEAHGRALELAETEGWVSVHPFDHPLVWQGHASLVQELKDSLETKPDAVVLAVGGGGLLSGVVAGLQQVGWQDVPIVAVETWGAHSFQAALAAGRLVSLPAITSVAKCLGAKTVAARALECARECRVISQVVEDTEAVRAVEQFLDDERMLVQPACGAVLALLYSGRLQRLQREALLPAPLAAVAVVVCGGSGIQLAQLRALKSQLGLE; via the exons ATGGCAGCCCAGCTCGGAGCGGGGTGTGAGAAGCCCTTCCACATCGTCTCGCCCGTCCTGGAGAGCCTGCCCTTGTCCCGGGCGGCGGGTACCAAGGTCTACATGAAGCTGGAAAACGTCCAGCCCACGGGCTCCTTCAAGATCCGAGGCATCGGGCACTTCTGCCAGGAG GCTGCCAAGAAGGGCTGTCGCCACTTCGTTTGCTCCTCAG GAGGTAACGCTGGTATGGCAGCAGCATATGCAGCCAAGAAGCTGGGGTTGCCTATCACTGTTGTGGtccccagcaccaccagcaccaccactGTGAGCAaactggaggagctgggggcaaAGGTGGAAGTCTCTGGTCAG gtgtgggatgaaGCCCACGGGAGAGCCCTGGAGCTGGCAGAGACTGAGGGCTGGGTCAGCGTCCACCCCTTTGACCACCCCTTGGTGTG GCAGGGTCACGCCAGCCTGGTTCAGGAGCTGAAGGACTCTCTGGAGACCAAGCCAGATGCCGTGGTGCTGGCTGTGGGTGGTGGGGGGCTGCTGTCGGGTGTtgtggctgggctgcagcaggtgGGCTGGCAGGATGTCCCCATCGTGGCCGTGGAGACCTGGGGGGCTCACAGCTTCCAGGCAGCGCTGGCAGCCGGCCGCCTCGTCTCCCTGCCCGCCATCACCAG cgtggCCAAGTGCCTGGGAGCCAAAACGGTGGCAGCACGCGCGCTGGAGTGTGCCCGGGAGTGCCGGGTCATCTCGCAGGTGGTGGAGGACACGGAGGCTGTGCGAGCCGTCGAGCAGTTCCTGG ATGACGAGAGGATGCTGGTGCAGCCGGCGTGCGGGGCCGTCCTGGCCCTGCTCTACTCCGGGCGGCTGCAGCGGCTGCAGCGAgaggcgctgctgccggccccGCTGGCCGCTGTGGCCGTGGTGGTGTGCGGGGGCAGCGGCATCCAGCTGGCCCAGCTGCGGGCCCTCAAGAGCcagctggggctggagtga
- the PLBD2 gene encoding putative phospholipase B-like 2 encodes MAAVLGAALLAAVAGAALPGAGAAPAASPPPPRGVSVLLDPGSGQPRVLPGRHPAAVAWATLDDRIREVGWAFLEVATNASYDDSLQAYAAGLAEAAVSEQLMYMHWMNTMVGYCGPFKYESEYCEKLRGYLEANLAWMEEQMGKGQDPEYWHQVRLALLQLKGLEDSYNGRLHFPQRRITLSPFGFLLLQLGGDLEDLESALNRSSPRRVLGSGSCSALLKLLPGQQDLLVAHDTWSSYQSMLRVLKKYTLPFRTSAGGKTQIPGSIQVFSSYPGTIFSGDDFYILSSGLVTLETTIGNNNPARWKLLEPRGSVLEWLRNIVANRLARSGAEWAGVFRRFNSGTYNNQWMVVDYKEFPARRPQGVLTVLEQIPGLVVVADRTELLYQQGYWASYNLPYFEEISNASGIPELVRKYGDWFTYDKNPRAQIFRRNQTLVRDLDSMIRLMRSNNYLQDPLSLCRGCDPPHNAENAVSARSDLNPANGTYPFPALRQRCHGGTDTKVTSRGLARALALVAASGPAWDDVPPFRWSTSPCSSLLHMGHPDLWTFPPIEVRWD; translated from the exons ATGGCGGCCGTGCTGGGGGCCGCGCTGCTCGCCGCCGTGGCCGGGGCAGCCCtccccggggccggggcggcccccgccgcctcccccccgccgccccgcggcGTGTCCGTGCTGCTGGATCCCGGCTCGGGCCAGCCCCGCGTCCTGCCCGGTCGCCATCCCGCCGCCGTCGCCTGGGCCACCCTCGACGATCGCATCCGCGAAGTGGG cTGGGCCTTCCTGGAGGTGGCCACCAACGCCTCGTACGACGACAGCCTGCAGGCCTACGCTGCCGGGCTGGCCGAGGCCGCCGTCTCCGAGCAG CTCATGTACATGCACTGGATGAACACCATGGTGGGCTACTGCGGCCCCTTCAAGTACGAGAGCGAGTACTGCGAGAAGCTGCGGGGCTACCTGGAGGCCAACCTGGCCTGGATGGAGGAGCAGATGGGGAAAGGGCAGGACCCCGAGTACTGGCACCAG GTGCgcctggccctgctgcagctgaagggGCTGGAGGACAGCTACAACGGGCGCCTGCACTTCCCCCAGCGCCGCATCACCCTCTCACCCTTCGGCTTCCT cctgctgcagtTGGGGGGTGACCTGGAGGACCTGGAGTCTGCCCTGAACCGCTCCTCCCCACGCCGTGTCCTGGGCTCTGGCtcttgctctgccctgctgaagcTGCTGCCGGGCCAGCAGGATCTCCTGGTCGCCCACGACACCTGGAGCTCCTACCAGTCCATGCTGCGTGTCCTCAAGAAGTACACGCTGCCCTTCCGCACCTCGGCCGGCG GCAAGACTCAGATCCCAGGGAGCATCCAAGTGTTTTCCTCCTACCCCGGCACCATCTTCTCCGGGGATGACTTCTACATCCTCAGCAGCGGCTTG GTAACGCTGGAAACCACCATTGGGAACAACAACCCTGCTCggtggaagctgctggagcctcGGGGCAGTGTCCTGGAGTGGCTGAGGAACATCGTGGCCAACCGGCTGGCTCGCAGCGGGGCCGAGTGGGCTGGCGTGTTCCGGCGCTTCAACAGCGGCAC GTACAACAACCAGTGGATGGTGGTGGATTACAAGGAGTTCCCAGCCAGGAGGCCACAGGGCGTGCTGACCGTGCTGGAGCAGATCCC ggggctggtggtggtggcGGATCGGACGGAGCTGCTGTACCAACAGGGCTACTGGGCCAGCTACAACCTCCC GTACTTTGAGGAGATCTCCAACGCCAGCGGCATCCCCGAGCTGGTGAGGAAATACGGCGACTGGTTCACCTACGACAAGAACCCTCGGGCTCAGATCTTCCGGCGCAACCAGACGCTGGTGCGTGACCTGGACTCCATGATCCGCCTCATGAG GTCCAACAACTACCTGCAGGACCCCCTGTCGCTCTGCAGGGGCTGCGACCCGCCCCACAACGCCGAGAACGCCGTCTCTGCCCGCTCCGACCTCAACCCTGCCAACGGCACCtaccccttccctgccctgcgcCAGCGCTGCCACGGCGGCACTGACACCAAG GTCACGTCCCGGGGCCTGGCACGTGCCCTGGCGCTGGTGGCTGCCAGTGGCCCCGCCTGGGACGACGTGCCGCCGTTCCGCTGGAGCAcgtcaccctgcagcagcctcctgcacaTGGGTCACCCCGACCTCTGGACCTTCCCCCCCATCGAGGTGCGCTGGGACTGA
- the SLC8B1 gene encoding mitochondrial sodium/calcium exchanger protein isoform X1 has translation MGQGAVGPAGPLSVAGLLSLAGVLAGDSGVQPAGTPMPLDLSGTVHPGGDARSHGRDVDCWEVRKHNSSEWCRLVRSNPDCRLESGFLDYLGGVFCVFPPRLLPLAVTLYALWLLYLFIFLGVTAEKFFCPNLSAISTNLKLSHNVAGVTFLAFGNGAPDVFSAVVAFSDPRTAGLAIGAVFGAGVFVTTVVAGGIALVKPFTAASRPFLRDAIFYMVAVFLTFMVLYFGRITLGEALGYLGLYIFYVFTVVLCTWIHRRQRGEGLAPPGPWEPELPTDAEEQEASGTNSEDYGEEYQPLLPSQEPSLHILARALSPLDGRKWRRKPWYWRLFKVFKVPVEMVLLLTVPVVDPDKEDLNWKRPLNCLHLLTSPLLCILTLKSGTYGLYQIQGVFPVWGLVTLVGSVLAIIIFITTSNEEPPKYHCQVFAFLGFLASAMWINAAATELVNILQTLGIIFQLSNTVLGLTLLAWGNSIGDTFSDLTMARQGYPRMAFSACFGGIIFNILVGVGLGCLLQMTSSQPVVKLEPDSLLVWILAGALGLSLVFSFVTVPAQCFQLGKAYGLCLILYYLAFLCVALLTEFRVIHLSTL, from the exons ATGGGGCAGGGAGCCGTGGGGCCGGCCGGGCCGCTCAGCGTGGccgggctgctcagcctggccgGGGTGCTGGCGGGGGACAGCGGGGTGCAGCCCGCCGGGACCCCCATGCCGCTGGACTTGAGCGGGACGGTGCACCCCGGGGGAGATGCTCGGAGCCACGGCCGGGACGTGGAT TGCTGGGAGGTTCGCAAACACAACAGCTCTGAGTGGTGCCGCTTGGTGCGGAGCAACCCCGACTGCCGGCTGGAGAGTGGCTTCCTCGACTACCTCGGGGGGGTCTTCTGCGTCTTCCCCCCCCGGCTGCTGCCCCTGGCCGTCACCCTCTAT GCTCTCTGGCTCCTGTACCTGTTCATCTTCCTCGGCGTGACGGCAGAGAAGTT CTTCTGCCCCAACTTGTCGGCCATCTCCACCAACCTGAAGCTGTCTCACAATGTGGCA GGTGTCACCTTCCTGGCCTTTGGCAATGGGGCACCTGACGTCTTCAGCGCCGTGGTGGCCTTCTCTGACCCCCGGACGGCTGGGCTGGCCATCGGGGCTGTCTTTG GCGCCGGGGTGTTTGTGACCACGGTGGTGGCCGGGGGCATCGCCCTGGTCAAGCCCTTCACAGCTGCCTCCAGGCCCTTCCTCAGGGATGCCATCTTCTACATGGTGGCTGTCTTCCTCACCTTCATGGTTCTCTACTTCGGCAGGATCACGCTGGGGGAGGCTCTGg GGTACCTGGGGCTCTACATCTTCTATGTGTTCACCGTGGTGCTGTGCACGTGGATTCACCGGCGGCAGCGGGGGGAAGGGTTGGCCCCCCCTGGGCCCTGGGAGCCAG AGCTGCCGACGGATGCTGAAGAGCAGGAGGCCTCGGGCACAAACAGTGAGGACTATG GTGAGGAGTACCAGCCCCTGCTGCCCTCCCAGGAGCCCTCCCTGCACATCCTGGCCAGAGCCCTCAGCCCCTTGGACGGCCGCAAGTGGAGGAGGAAGCCCTGGTACTGGAGGCTCTTCAAGGTCTTCAAG GTGCCCGTGGAGAtggtgctgctgctcactgTTCCTGTTGTGGACCCTGACAAGGAGGACCTGAACTGGAAGAGACCCCTCAACTGcctgcacctcctcaccagcCCCCTGCTCTGCATCCTCACCCTCAAGTCAGGCACCT ATGGGCTGTACCAGATCCAGGGGGTTTTCCCAGTCTGGGGACTGGTCACACTGGTTGGctctgtcctggccatcatcatcttcatcacCACGAGCAATGAGGAGCCACCCAAGTACCACTGT cagGTATTTGCCTTCCTGGGGTTTTTGGCCAGTGCCATGTGGATCAACGCCGCAGCCACAGAGCTGGTGAACATCCTCCAGACCCTGGGCATCATCTTCCAGCTGAGCAACACCGTGCTGGGCTTGACACTGCTGGCCTGGGGCAACAGCATCGGGG acaccTTCTCTGACCTCACCATGGCTCGGCAGGGCTACCCCCGCATGGCCTTCTCTGCCTGCTTCGGGGGCATCATCTTCA ACATCCTGGTTGGTGTGGGACtgggctgcctgctgcagatGACCAGCAGCCAGCCTGTGGTGAAG CTGGAGCCCGACAGCCTGCTGGTGTGGATCCTGGCCggggccctggggctgagctTGGTCTTCTCCTTCGTGACTGTGCCAGCTCAGTGCTTCCAGCTGGGCAAAGCCTACGGCCTCTGCCTCATCCTCTACTACCTGGCCTTCCTCTGCGTGGCCCTGCTGACCGAGTTCAGGGTGATCCACCTCTCCACCCTCTGA